In a single window of the Luteitalea sp. genome:
- a CDS encoding FtsX-like permease family protein produces the protein MNDLFPDFRHSLRQLRRRPGVAAAAIVTLALGIGATTAIFSVANASLLRPLPFPEPDRLVRIWETSPNVGDFSAAEANYLDFRARSPTFAEMAALSEVRNNLTLTGPRVPERLDSAAVTSSFFRVLGVDAISGRTFLPAEDRQGGRRVVVVSHAFRARRFAADENVVGRTLPLDGEAHEIVGVMPPGFSTPEVDVWVPLGPAPCTDTPCARDDRELAMIGRLRTGATIEQARADLDLVARQLGTEHPVSNRGWGVRLAPFSEWMIGPQFRQSIAILFGAVSLLLLMACANVANLLLARATTRDVEFAVRAALGAGHRRLTRQLLAESTLIGLLGAALGLAVALGALEMFAVVDPGIPRLAEATIDMKVLAFAFGAGLLTSLLFGLAPVAKIWRADVQRTLRRASRGSSGGGRLRETLTVAQVALALMLLISAGLLLSSFLRLRSVDLGFDAEHVLAVPLTLQDGEQHATFLREITSRLERLPGVRAAGATTTNPLRQWGFSNDVTPEERAASVPPSGFMQAGWRSVTPGFFDAMGIPLRRGRVFTADDRAGGMPVVVISETLAQSMWPKADAVGKRLFWGGVSGSPRLVVGVVGDIRDVQLDADPPPVMFLPYDQVPVPGMTLVVRTAGRPGAIAASVRETIWDVDGTLPVPEVQSIGQNRAAAMAGPRFNTLLLGVFAAAALMLAAVGIYAVMAFAVARRTREIGIRVALGATPRNIRNLVLGRGAALAACGIALGAVGAWGATRFLGGLLYDTAPTEAWTFLAASLLLGSAALAASYLPARRALGVDPTVAMREE, from the coding sequence ATGAACGACTTATTTCCCGATTTCCGCCATAGTTTGCGCCAACTCCGGCGGCGCCCTGGGGTGGCCGCAGCCGCCATTGTGACGCTGGCGCTCGGCATTGGTGCGACGACGGCTATCTTCAGTGTCGCCAACGCCTCCTTGCTGCGGCCGCTGCCGTTTCCTGAACCGGACCGCCTCGTGCGCATATGGGAGACCAGTCCCAACGTCGGAGACTTTTCGGCCGCGGAGGCCAACTATCTCGACTTCCGCGCGCGGAGTCCGACATTTGCGGAGATGGCCGCGCTCAGCGAGGTGAGAAACAACCTCACCTTGACCGGGCCCCGTGTACCCGAGCGACTCGACAGCGCGGCTGTCACGTCTTCGTTCTTTCGCGTGCTGGGTGTTGACGCTATCAGCGGTCGTACGTTTCTGCCTGCCGAGGATCGACAAGGCGGTCGTCGCGTAGTGGTCGTCAGCCATGCCTTCCGGGCTCGTCGGTTCGCCGCAGACGAGAATGTCGTCGGCCGCACGCTCCCCCTCGACGGCGAGGCCCATGAGATCGTGGGCGTCATGCCTCCGGGGTTCTCGACTCCCGAGGTCGACGTGTGGGTGCCGCTAGGCCCTGCTCCTTGCACTGACACCCCTTGCGCGCGCGACGATCGAGAGTTGGCCATGATTGGTCGGCTGAGGACCGGCGCGACGATCGAGCAGGCCCGCGCCGATCTCGACCTCGTTGCGCGCCAGCTTGGGACAGAGCACCCAGTCTCCAATCGCGGCTGGGGCGTGCGACTGGCGCCGTTCTCGGAGTGGATGATCGGTCCACAATTCCGCCAGAGCATCGCTATCCTGTTCGGTGCGGTCAGCCTGCTCTTACTCATGGCCTGCGCCAACGTCGCCAACCTGTTGCTGGCGCGTGCCACCACGCGAGACGTCGAGTTTGCCGTTCGTGCGGCCTTGGGCGCTGGCCACCGACGCCTGACTCGCCAGCTCCTCGCCGAGAGCACACTCATCGGCCTGCTGGGTGCGGCGCTCGGATTGGCCGTCGCACTTGGCGCTCTCGAGATGTTCGCGGTCGTCGACCCCGGTATCCCGCGACTCGCCGAAGCGACGATTGACATGAAGGTGCTGGCGTTCGCGTTCGGCGCTGGGCTCTTGACGAGCCTGCTGTTCGGGCTCGCTCCAGTGGCGAAGATCTGGCGCGCGGACGTGCAGCGTACGCTGCGACGAGCGAGCCGTGGCTCCTCGGGTGGCGGTCGACTGCGAGAGACGTTGACGGTCGCTCAAGTGGCACTCGCCCTGATGCTTCTCATCTCCGCCGGACTGTTGCTCAGCAGCTTCCTTCGCCTGCGCTCCGTCGACCTCGGCTTCGACGCGGAGCATGTCCTGGCCGTCCCGCTGACCCTTCAGGACGGCGAGCAGCACGCGACGTTCCTTCGAGAGATCACGAGCCGCCTCGAGCGTCTTCCCGGTGTGCGCGCCGCCGGCGCGACCACGACCAACCCTCTGCGCCAGTGGGGCTTCAGCAACGATGTTACGCCCGAGGAGCGCGCCGCCAGCGTGCCGCCGAGCGGCTTCATGCAGGCTGGGTGGCGCAGCGTCACGCCGGGGTTCTTCGACGCCATGGGGATACCGCTGCGCCGAGGACGCGTCTTCACGGCAGACGACCGAGCGGGCGGCATGCCGGTCGTCGTGATTTCCGAGACGCTGGCGCAGAGCATGTGGCCGAAGGCGGATGCGGTCGGCAAGCGTCTCTTCTGGGGAGGCGTCTCGGGGTCTCCCCGGCTCGTCGTGGGCGTGGTCGGGGACATCAGGGATGTTCAGCTCGACGCCGATCCGCCCCCGGTGATGTTCCTTCCCTATGATCAGGTTCCCGTTCCCGGAATGACGTTGGTCGTCAGGACGGCTGGACGGCCGGGAGCCATCGCCGCGTCGGTGCGTGAGACGATTTGGGATGTGGATGGAACACTGCCCGTTCCGGAAGTGCAGTCGATCGGGCAGAATCGCGCCGCGGCCATGGCGGGCCCGCGCTTCAACACACTGCTCTTGGGAGTCTTTGCGGCCGCCGCGTTGATGCTTGCCGCCGTTGGCATCTATGCGGTCATGGCGTTTGCCGTCGCCCGGCGAACGCGCGAGATCGGCATTCGCGTGGCGCTCGGTGCAACGCCGAGGAACATTCGCAACTTGGTTCTGGGACGCGGCGCTGCGCTGGCCGCCTGCGGCATCGCGCTCGGCGCCGTCGGAGCCTGGGGTGCAACGCGGTTCCTCGGGGGCCTTCTCTATGACACGGCGCCGACCGAGGCATGGACGTTCCTCGCCGCATCTCTGCTGCTCGGAAGCGCGGCTCTCGCAGCCAGCTATCTGCCCGCCCGCCGGGCGCTAGGTGTCGACCCCACCGTCGCCATGCGCGAGGAGTAG
- a CDS encoding isochorismatase family protein: MQSAYGLEIPRNLDEVCDPRRLALIVYDMQVGILRQLEHGAEVTAKVAEVLQAARQAGVRVFFMRHLSLPKELMGIFQFRMAMAWQRVSDPNDVRPWFLRDTPGFQLTPELCPLPSEAIFDKITMSAFEGTPLDIALRDCGVNAFIIVGVATEIGIEPTVRHGADLGYIPIVVTDACGAGHQDAGDRALASLRYIGDAILTDVAGIGEALRRHSLSPGLR, encoded by the coding sequence TTGCAAAGTGCTTACGGCCTCGAGATTCCTCGCAATCTAGACGAGGTGTGTGACCCACGCCGCCTCGCGCTCATTGTTTATGACATGCAGGTGGGCATCCTGCGGCAGCTCGAGCATGGTGCCGAAGTCACCGCCAAGGTTGCCGAGGTGCTGCAGGCAGCTCGACAAGCTGGCGTTCGCGTCTTCTTCATGCGGCACCTGTCGTTGCCGAAGGAGCTGATGGGCATCTTCCAGTTTCGCATGGCCATGGCCTGGCAGCGAGTCAGTGACCCGAATGACGTGCGCCCGTGGTTCCTGCGCGACACACCAGGCTTCCAGCTCACGCCCGAGCTGTGCCCCCTTCCGTCGGAAGCGATCTTCGACAAGATCACGATGTCGGCCTTCGAGGGCACGCCACTCGATATTGCCCTGCGCGACTGCGGTGTGAACGCCTTCATCATCGTCGGGGTGGCCACCGAGATCGGCATCGAGCCAACGGTCCGACATGGCGCGGATCTAGGTTATATCCCTATCGTGGTGACCGATGCCTGCGGCGCCGGACATCAAGACGCCGGGGACCGCGCATTGGCAAGCCTGCGCTATATCGGTGACGCCATCCTGACCGACGTTGCGGGCATCGGCGAGGCGCTGCGCCGACATAGCCTAAGCCCAGGGCTCCGTTGA
- a CDS encoding DUF4160 domain-containing protein encodes MPELSRFLGIVIGMFYKEHGVAHFHAVYGEHEISVEVETNTVHGSFPPRALRHVLEWAGLHKQELLDNWELARQGQPLKQIAPLE; translated from the coding sequence ATGCCCGAGCTCTCGCGATTTCTCGGCATCGTCATCGGCATGTTCTACAAGGAACATGGCGTCGCCCACTTCCACGCTGTGTACGGAGAACACGAGATCTCGGTAGAAGTAGAGACGAACACTGTGCACGGTAGCTTCCCACCAAGAGCTCTTCGGCACGTACTTGAGTGGGCGGGCCTTCACAAGCAAGAATTATTGGACAATTGGGAGCTCGCCCGTCAGGGGCAGCCCCTCAAACAAATCGCTCCCTTGGAGTGA
- a CDS encoding DUF2384 domain-containing protein, which yields MALTPQSTARSKPEPAAVLAKAVLSAAARLGLRNRPLAMILGTSEASVSRLQRGRGIDPTSKEGEVALLFLRMYRSLDAIMGGDDAQARAWLHAANSHVGGVPATRIRHIEGLMHVLQYLDAMRGRL from the coding sequence ATGGCGCTCACGCCGCAATCGACAGCCAGGTCTAAACCCGAGCCGGCCGCCGTGCTCGCGAAGGCCGTGCTCTCCGCCGCGGCACGGCTTGGCCTGCGCAACCGCCCTCTCGCGATGATCCTCGGCACCAGCGAAGCCTCCGTTTCCAGGCTGCAACGCGGTCGGGGCATCGATCCCACCAGCAAGGAGGGAGAGGTCGCGCTGTTGTTCCTGCGGATGTACCGTAGCCTCGATGCGATCATGGGCGGCGACGACGCTCAAGCACGCGCGTGGCTGCACGCGGCGAACTCTCACGTCGGCGGGGTGCCTGCAACGCGCATCCGCCACATCGAGGGGCTGATGCATGTCCTCCAGTATCTGGACGCGATGCGAGGGCGCCTCTAG
- a CDS encoding PhzF family phenazine biosynthesis isomerase: protein MKLPLYQVDAFTNRLFGGNPAAVVPLDDWLPDELLAAIAAENNLAETAFVIPRPDVIPLRWFTPTVEVDLCGHATLATAHVLFHHRFPALERLTFSTRSGNLIVTRDGDLLSMDFPARPGTPIEVTDELTSALGVRPREAHLASDLLVVLHSEAEVRALRPDMRAVEALDAFAVIVSAPGDATDFVSRFFAPRAGIPEDPVTGSAHCTLVPYWASRLAKSSLTARQVSARGGELECELRGDRVVIGGRAVEYLHGEISVGD, encoded by the coding sequence ATGAAGCTGCCACTCTATCAGGTTGATGCGTTTACCAATCGGCTCTTCGGGGGTAACCCGGCCGCCGTCGTCCCGCTCGACGATTGGCTTCCGGACGAGCTGCTCGCGGCAATTGCTGCGGAGAACAATCTGGCCGAGACCGCGTTTGTGATTCCTCGTCCGGACGTGATTCCCTTGCGGTGGTTCACCCCCACCGTGGAGGTCGACCTGTGCGGCCATGCGACGCTCGCCACGGCGCACGTTCTCTTTCACCACCGCTTTCCGGCGCTGGAGCGCCTCACGTTCAGCACTCGCAGTGGCAACCTGATCGTCACGCGCGACGGCGATCTCCTCAGCATGGACTTCCCGGCGAGACCTGGCACGCCCATCGAGGTCACCGACGAATTGACGTCGGCACTCGGCGTTCGGCCACGTGAGGCGCACCTTGCCAGCGATCTGCTCGTCGTTCTCCATTCCGAAGCGGAAGTCCGGGCGCTACGGCCTGATATGCGGGCCGTCGAGGCGCTCGATGCATTTGCCGTCATCGTCTCGGCGCCTGGAGATGCCACCGATTTCGTCTCGCGGTTCTTCGCGCCGCGCGCCGGCATTCCGGAGGATCCGGTGACCGGCTCTGCGCACTGCACGCTCGTACCCTACTGGGCGTCGCGCCTCGCCAAGTCCAGCTTGACGGCCAGACAGGTCTCTGCTCGCGGCGGTGAGCTCGAGTGCGAGCTTCGTGGCGACCGTGTCGTCATCGGGGGGCGGGCGGTCGAGTACCTCCACGGAGAAATCAGCGTCGGGGACTAG
- a CDS encoding DoxX family membrane protein: MNGLLFGGAGTASVVGDLGLLVLRAFTGLALAFAHGINKIPPSAGFIERVDGYGFPLPMVFSWGAGLSELVGGCLIAVGLLTRPAALFVFSTMSVAVLFAHADDPFSVKEKAFLFGMVALLLIAAGAGRFALDPRVRHRRNR; the protein is encoded by the coding sequence ATGAACGGACTGCTATTCGGGGGAGCCGGGACAGCAAGCGTGGTAGGGGATTTGGGACTACTCGTCTTGCGCGCCTTTACTGGCCTGGCCCTGGCATTCGCCCATGGCATCAACAAGATTCCACCGTCGGCAGGCTTCATCGAGAGGGTTGACGGTTACGGATTTCCCCTCCCGATGGTCTTTTCCTGGGGAGCCGGCCTCTCCGAGCTCGTCGGCGGTTGCCTGATCGCGGTTGGGCTGCTGACCCGCCCGGCCGCCCTGTTCGTCTTCAGCACGATGAGCGTGGCGGTCCTCTTCGCACATGCCGATGACCCGTTCTCGGTGAAGGAGAAGGCGTTCCTCTTCGGAATGGTCGCTCTCCTGCTCATCGCAGCCGGCGCCGGCCGGTTTGCCCTCGATCCACGCGTTCGCCATCGTCGCAACCGCTGA
- a CDS encoding AsmA family protein: MKKIALIAIVLLVLAGVGLFIAVRLLLNPDSVRSAIEAQASAALGMPVKASAVSVQLWPRAGLTLEDVRVGEPTQVTLRRALLSTGLWPLLSRRVEDAEVIVEDSRVDLIQVLATLDALGDAQASPQAEGSSSPAFTIASVRTIGLRNVELMVGKRRAIVSVESSLSGDRLDIAHLSARAEGSELEATGSVESLARRVARLDIVADPLDLDGLLELAAAFSGRPADGGSRPTSGGPMAIDLRAKVHAGNGRFAGMTFTDLKMMIAVTPERVTLSPLALRLFDGGVKGEVAIDLGSPPELRVAGTFSDVDVQKLSAFAGQPSAITGTLNGRMKVSGRGLDPASALQAARGTADVAIAKGRMPGLNLVRPVVLFFGHPKGAPPEGSGEAFERISATLAIDQGLIQTDDLAFESRDVDMAGNGSLATAGGTLDVRANLMLSEELSAQAGRDLVRYTREGNRVVLPATITGTVAAPRVMIDEGAAAKRAIRNELERRTKSVLDRLLRRKKPEP; the protein is encoded by the coding sequence ATGAAGAAGATTGCTCTCATCGCGATCGTGCTTCTCGTCCTGGCCGGCGTCGGGCTGTTCATTGCCGTGCGCCTGCTGCTCAACCCGGACAGCGTGCGCTCAGCCATCGAGGCGCAAGCAAGCGCTGCGCTCGGCATGCCGGTCAAGGCCAGTGCGGTGAGCGTCCAGCTGTGGCCGCGTGCGGGGTTGACGCTCGAAGACGTTCGGGTCGGCGAGCCAACCCAGGTCACCCTGCGGCGGGCGCTGCTCTCGACCGGCCTCTGGCCGCTTCTGTCACGTCGCGTAGAGGATGCAGAGGTCATTGTCGAAGATAGCCGTGTCGACTTGATCCAGGTGCTCGCCACATTGGACGCACTCGGTGACGCCCAAGCGTCACCGCAAGCCGAGGGCTCCTCCTCACCAGCGTTCACCATCGCCAGCGTGCGAACGATAGGACTGCGCAACGTGGAGCTCATGGTCGGCAAGCGTCGGGCCATCGTCTCGGTCGAATCGTCCCTCTCGGGCGATCGCCTCGACATCGCTCACCTGTCCGCCCGCGCCGAGGGATCCGAGCTCGAAGCGACAGGCAGTGTGGAAAGCCTTGCGCGCCGAGTGGCTCGCCTCGACATCGTCGCCGATCCGCTGGATCTCGATGGGCTCCTGGAGCTGGCGGCGGCGTTCTCCGGTCGGCCGGCGGATGGCGGCAGTCGCCCGACGAGCGGCGGTCCCATGGCAATCGACCTCCGCGCCAAGGTGCACGCAGGGAACGGTCGCTTCGCGGGGATGACGTTCACCGACCTGAAGATGATGATCGCGGTCACCCCGGAACGCGTCACGCTATCGCCACTGGCACTGCGGCTCTTCGACGGCGGCGTCAAGGGCGAGGTCGCCATCGATCTCGGCTCGCCGCCGGAGCTGCGCGTCGCCGGTACTTTCAGCGATGTCGATGTTCAGAAGCTCTCTGCCTTCGCCGGCCAACCGAGCGCCATCACGGGCACGCTGAACGGCCGCATGAAGGTGAGCGGCCGCGGACTCGACCCGGCCTCGGCGCTGCAGGCCGCACGAGGCACTGCCGACGTCGCGATCGCGAAGGGCCGCATGCCCGGTCTCAACCTCGTGCGTCCGGTGGTGTTGTTCTTTGGTCATCCCAAGGGTGCGCCTCCAGAAGGAAGCGGCGAGGCGTTCGAGCGCATCTCCGCCACGCTCGCGATTGATCAAGGTCTGATTCAGACGGACGACCTGGCCTTTGAATCTCGCGATGTCGACATGGCCGGTAACGGCAGCCTCGCGACTGCCGGCGGCACGCTCGATGTTCGGGCGAACCTCATGCTGTCGGAAGAGCTGTCAGCCCAGGCGGGCCGAGACCTGGTGCGATACACACGAGAAGGCAACCGGGTGGTCCTGCCGGCGACGATTACCGGAACGGTCGCTGCGCCGCGCGTGATGATCGATGAAGGAGCGGCTGCCAAGCGCGCCATCCGCAACGAGCTGGAGCGGCGCACGAAGTCTGTATTGGACCGGCTGCTTCGGCGCAAGAAGCCGGAGCCCTAA
- a CDS encoding C4-dicarboxylate ABC transporter permease: MEGAFIQAVQQVFFSPYVWFVVIAAAIYGVFMGAVPGLTATMAVALLIPVVYFMDPVPALAALVTLTACAIFAGDIPNALLRIPGTPASAAYTEDAYRLTLLGKGDRVLAVCLISSVAGGLFGAVILILFAPSLAQLAARTFSVAEYFWLYLLGLSCAVIVSRGSMLRGLFALIIGLLLSLVGLSAVHAEARLTLGRPELYQGINFIPAMIGLFGVSEILRNMFAPRLGEQTADASELREPAERRRWFARPTDLLGISAMREASASLWTRKLHALRSSTIGAVIGMLPGAGADIGSWVSVAASKRFSSKPNEYGRGSMEGVSDGAAAKNAALAGAWVPALVFAIPGDSVTAIVIGVLLMKDVTPGPDIFTAQADIVYSIYLLFILANLVLIVAGTAAIRAGGLIRRTPKRVLLPIILLFCITGAYAINGSYFDVLVMGIMGFVGFLLDRRDISAGPVVLGIILGSPLEERFIQALTAADGSFLAFFSRPVAALLGVTALVLWLTPAIAWAMKRTRSGQEDRSLTS; encoded by the coding sequence ATGGAAGGAGCATTCATCCAGGCCGTCCAACAGGTGTTCTTCAGCCCCTATGTGTGGTTCGTCGTCATTGCGGCGGCCATCTATGGGGTCTTCATGGGCGCCGTTCCAGGCCTGACTGCGACCATGGCAGTGGCGCTGCTCATTCCGGTCGTCTACTTCATGGATCCGGTGCCGGCGCTTGCGGCTTTGGTGACGCTCACCGCCTGCGCGATCTTTGCCGGCGACATCCCGAACGCGCTGCTGAGGATTCCTGGCACTCCAGCAAGCGCCGCGTACACCGAGGATGCCTACAGGCTCACGCTGCTTGGCAAGGGCGATCGGGTGCTTGCTGTCTGTCTGATCTCCAGCGTGGCAGGCGGTCTGTTCGGGGCGGTCATCCTCATCTTGTTTGCGCCGTCACTGGCGCAGCTTGCGGCTCGCACCTTCAGCGTGGCCGAGTATTTCTGGCTGTATCTGCTGGGTCTGAGCTGCGCGGTCATTGTCTCGCGAGGATCCATGCTGCGCGGCCTGTTCGCCCTCATCATTGGGCTGCTGCTCAGCCTCGTGGGACTGAGCGCCGTGCACGCCGAAGCTCGCCTGACGCTCGGGCGTCCGGAGCTCTATCAGGGCATCAATTTCATCCCCGCAATGATTGGGCTGTTCGGGGTCTCGGAGATCCTGCGCAACATGTTCGCGCCACGGTTGGGTGAACAAACGGCGGATGCATCCGAGTTGCGAGAGCCGGCGGAGCGCAGGCGCTGGTTCGCACGCCCCACCGATCTCCTGGGGATCAGCGCGATGCGGGAGGCGTCGGCGTCGCTCTGGACGCGCAAGTTGCACGCCCTGCGGTCCAGCACGATTGGTGCTGTTATCGGCATGCTGCCTGGCGCCGGGGCCGACATTGGCTCCTGGGTATCGGTGGCCGCCTCGAAGCGCTTTTCGAGCAAGCCGAACGAATATGGGCGAGGCTCGATGGAGGGTGTTAGCGACGGCGCCGCTGCGAAGAACGCGGCGCTAGCAGGGGCATGGGTGCCGGCGCTCGTATTTGCCATTCCGGGAGACTCCGTAACCGCGATCGTCATCGGCGTGCTCCTGATGAAGGATGTGACGCCGGGCCCTGATATCTTCACGGCGCAGGCCGACATCGTTTACAGCATCTACTTGCTGTTCATCTTGGCGAACCTGGTCTTGATCGTCGCTGGCACAGCGGCCATCAGGGCTGGCGGCTTGATCCGGCGAACGCCCAAGCGGGTCTTGCTTCCGATTATTCTTCTCTTCTGTATCACCGGCGCCTACGCCATCAACGGAAGCTACTTCGACGTGCTCGTGATGGGCATCATGGGCTTCGTCGGGTTCTTGCTGGATCGCCGGGACATCTCCGCGGGTCCGGTGGTCCTCGGAATCATCCTGGGAAGCCCACTGGAGGAGCGCTTCATCCAGGCGCTGACGGCGGCCGACGGAAGCTTTCTCGCATTCTTTTCCCGGCCGGTCGCCGCTTTGCTAGGAGTCACCGCGCTCGTCTTGTGGCTGACGCCAGCAATTGCGTGGGCGATGAAACGAACGCGGAGCGGCCAAGAAGATCGCTCGCTGACGTCCTGA
- a CDS encoding DUF1572 domain-containing protein: MTTIIESIRGEYLRYKALAEAAMSQLTEAELSAEGPNGSNSIAVICWHVSGNLRSRFTDFLTGDGEKPWRRREEEFQARSVSRDELISKWEQGWEVLLQTLGALRDDQLGETVTIRGQPLTVHEALQRSLAHASYHAGQIVYLAKSIRGEAWKFLSIPPGGSTAYNQDATKDRPASHAAALSKAPARPSEGGSS; this comes from the coding sequence ATGACCACGATCATAGAGTCGATCCGTGGCGAGTACCTTCGCTACAAGGCGCTCGCCGAGGCTGCAATGAGCCAACTCACCGAGGCGGAGCTGTCGGCCGAAGGTCCCAACGGCTCCAACTCGATTGCCGTGATTTGCTGGCACGTGTCGGGGAACCTGCGCTCGCGCTTCACGGACTTCCTGACCGGCGACGGCGAGAAGCCGTGGCGTCGCCGCGAAGAAGAGTTTCAGGCTCGGAGCGTCAGCCGCGATGAGCTGATCTCGAAGTGGGAACAAGGATGGGAGGTACTCCTGCAAACGCTGGGGGCGCTGCGAGACGACCAGCTCGGCGAGACGGTGACGATTCGAGGCCAGCCGCTGACGGTGCACGAAGCGCTGCAGCGGTCGCTCGCGCACGCGAGCTATCATGCTGGCCAGATCGTCTATCTCGCGAAGTCCATCCGTGGGGAAGCTTGGAAGTTCCTGAGTATCCCGCCGGGCGGCTCGACGGCATACAACCAGGATGCAACGAAGGACCGTCCCGCAAGTCACGCGGCCGCGCTGAGCAAAGCGCCCGCCCGCCCGAGCGAAGGCGGGAGCAGCTAA
- a CDS encoding DUF2442 domain-containing protein yields MNYHVLEARYVGGYSIWLRFRDGTSGEIDLAAALHGSVFEPLRDPAFFKSFIIHPEFRTLVWPNGADFAPEFLHDNVRVTA; encoded by the coding sequence ATGAACTACCACGTTCTCGAAGCACGGTATGTCGGCGGGTACAGCATCTGGCTCAGGTTTCGAGATGGGACGAGCGGTGAGATCGATCTGGCCGCGGCGCTGCACGGCTCAGTGTTCGAGCCACTCCGTGATCCAGCGTTCTTCAAGTCGTTCATCATTCATCCGGAGTTCCGCACCCTAGTTTGGCCAAACGGCGCCGACTTCGCTCCGGAGTTCCTGCATGACAACGTCAGAGTCACCGCTTGA
- a CDS encoding gfo/Idh/MocA family oxidoreductase, whose product MSRRDFGSRLGLAAAGVVTASEALGRGKLDAAPLMNSRVPGANDRVVMASIGIRGQGNALKRGFASLKNVEIKTLCDIDANLADERINDERLADVPTFKPNFVQDLRKVLDDKDIDGVIIATPNHWHALATIWALQAGKHVYVEKPSSHTVWEGRKMVEATEKYKKIVQVGTMNRSRPAVREAIELIHNGGIGKVYMARGLCFKTRPSIGKFPDGPLQPGERYTLNVESDDPEPTWDAAYLSEVDYDLWLGPAPETPFNRNHFHYNWHWHWDYGNGDTGNQGPHQFDVARWGLGKQEHPMKICSMGGYFGPESSQNTPDTQTVLFEYADGTILEFGTRGEYTNDEGTQKIGNLFYGSEGWLWIDGNGRDWQSYRGRKDEKGPGSSQSADKTNGDGGGSDPNVLTSIEYPHYQNFVDAIRADDPKLLTCDVLEGHLSSALPHLANVSYRVGRGLKFDGETERCVDDQEANTLLTREYRKGFEVPENV is encoded by the coding sequence ATGTCCCGGCGCGACTTCGGATCGCGGCTGGGCTTGGCTGCGGCAGGCGTCGTGACGGCGAGTGAAGCGCTGGGTCGAGGCAAGCTCGACGCGGCCCCGCTGATGAACAGCCGGGTACCAGGTGCCAACGACCGGGTCGTAATGGCGAGCATCGGCATCCGAGGACAGGGCAACGCGCTGAAGCGCGGCTTCGCGAGCCTGAAGAACGTCGAGATCAAGACGCTGTGCGATATCGACGCCAACCTCGCGGACGAACGGATCAACGACGAGCGTCTGGCCGACGTCCCGACATTCAAGCCGAACTTCGTCCAAGACCTTCGCAAGGTGCTGGACGACAAGGACATCGACGGCGTGATCATCGCGACGCCGAACCACTGGCATGCGCTGGCCACGATCTGGGCGCTCCAGGCGGGCAAGCACGTGTACGTGGAAAAGCCGTCCTCACACACGGTGTGGGAAGGACGCAAGATGGTGGAGGCCACCGAGAAGTACAAGAAGATCGTGCAGGTCGGGACGATGAACCGTAGCCGGCCGGCGGTGCGCGAAGCCATCGAGCTCATACACAATGGTGGGATCGGCAAGGTGTACATGGCGCGTGGTCTCTGCTTCAAGACACGGCCGTCGATCGGCAAGTTCCCGGATGGCCCGTTGCAGCCCGGCGAGCGCTACACGCTGAACGTCGAGAGCGATGATCCCGAGCCGACGTGGGACGCCGCCTACCTTTCCGAAGTGGACTACGACCTGTGGCTCGGCCCGGCGCCGGAGACGCCGTTCAACCGGAACCACTTCCACTACAACTGGCACTGGCACTGGGACTACGGCAATGGCGACACCGGCAATCAAGGCCCGCACCAGTTCGACGTCGCGCGCTGGGGCCTCGGTAAGCAAGAGCACCCGATGAAGATCTGCTCGATGGGCGGGTATTTCGGGCCGGAATCCTCCCAGAACACGCCCGATACGCAGACCGTGCTCTTCGAGTACGCCGACGGCACGATCCTCGAGTTCGGCACGCGCGGGGAATACACCAACGACGAGGGGACGCAGAAGATCGGCAACCTCTTCTACGGGAGCGAAGGCTGGCTGTGGATCGACGGCAATGGGCGGGACTGGCAGTCGTATCGGGGACGCAAAGACGAGAAGGGTCCGGGCTCGAGCCAGTCAGCCGACAAGACCAATGGCGATGGTGGCGGCAGCGATCCGAACGTCCTCACGAGTATCGAGTACCCGCACTATCAGAACTTCGTCGATGCGATCCGTGCCGACGATCCCAAGCTGCTCACGTGCGACGTCCTGGAGGGGCACCTCTCGTCCGCACTACCGCACTTGGCGAATGTCTCGTACCGCGTCGGCCGCGGGCTGAAGTTCGATGGGGAGACCGAGCGCTGCGTGGACGACCAGGAGGCGAACACGCTTCTGACGCGTGAGTACCGCAAGGGTTTCGAGGTGCCGGAGAACGTGTAG